The following coding sequences are from one Brienomyrus brachyistius isolate T26 chromosome 2, BBRACH_0.4, whole genome shotgun sequence window:
- the LOC125719040 gene encoding uncharacterized protein LOC125719040 isoform X3 — MDWSWRINRLANVQEFMHRENQLQRKCESARCDPPPTTLTGIPEVTKEPITTPSPSTLITLSPAQPLSFPVMLTVNSPASTLTVSKGACDSPGGLPQPLQSTFALSPFPPEAKAHKRRHSSRAHSRLTRRSKRNQQHKCKCCLSCWDSLNSCSSARGATSWWRTCAVKLERQLMESMQQKLNAQQKSMQARWSMMEKRIGALERLTTDSLVTVSAATQTIQEDQKDHIYPDKLTSIQLAVKNQEQPHVSPSGANEKMADNESGEDLSLLPEISLKIKDMLIAVKLQELMGRATKYLGIDFPHTTDHPNPTIVPEFEDSVQSTWSNPACSRPFKPVHAEMYRLHVCQAPAYDQMPQISSFMSAIFQAVTPMENKEVSRPAKSWRFAEALAERAYQTAGMLARTANYLRYLSDYQKRLLLEASEGQPPQRLVAIVNELKLIAKFTLQLSTHQAELSGRAMAWSVAIRRQVWLSETNCKDDLQATVVDLPFVVSHATGTTNVSTSSNMLRKEDIL, encoded by the coding sequence ATGGACTGGAGCTGGCGTATAAATCGACTTGCCAATGTACAGGAGTTCATGCACCGGGAGAACCAGCTGCAACGCAAATGCGAATCTGCACGCTGTGACCCTCCACCCACGACACTGACTGGTATTCCAGAAGTGACCAAAGAGCCCATCACTACCCCATCGCCCTCCACATTGATTACTCTGTCCCCTGCACAACCTCTGTCATTCCCAGTAATGCTCACAGTAAATTCCCCAGCCTCCACTCTTACAGTCTCCAAAGGTGCCTGTGATTCTCCAGGAGGCCTTCCACAGCCTCTGCAATCCACCTTTGCCTTGAGTCCCTTCCCACCAGAGGCTAAGGCCcataaaaggaggcactcatcCAGGGCCCATTCCCGGTTAACTAGGCGATCGAAACGAAACCAACAGCACAAGTGCAAGTGTTGCTTATCTTGTTGGGATTCCTTAAACtcctgttcctctgccagaggAGCGACATCCTGGTGGAGAACATGTGCCGTCAAATTGGAAAGGCAGCTAATGGAGAGCATGCAGCAAAAATTAAACGCCCAGCAGAAGAGCATGCAAGCACGATGGTCCATGATGGAGAAGCGAATCGGGGCTTTGGAAAGGCTGACAACAGATTCTTTGGTTACAGTCTCTGCTGCAACCCAAACAATACAGGAAGATCAAAAAGACCACATCTACCCAGATAAATTGACATCCATCCAGCTGGCTGTGAAGAATCAGGAGCAACCTCACGTATCTCCTTCAGGTGCCAATGAGAAGATGGCTGATAATGAGAGTGGGGAAGACCTTTCTTTATTGCCAGAGATCTCCCTTAAAATTAAGGATATGCTGATTGCTGTTAAGTTGCAGGAGCTTATGGGACGGGCCACAAAATATCTAGGAATTGACTTTCCTCATACAACTGACCACCCTAATCCCACAATAGTCCCCGAGTTTGAAGACTCAGTCCAGAGCACATGGTCTAATCCGGCATGCTCCCGACCATTCAAGCCAGTGCATGCAGAGATGTACCGATTACACGTGTGCCAGGCTCCAGCTTATGATCAAATGCCCCAGATCAGCAGCTTCATGTCAGCCATCTTTCAGGCCGTCACGCCTATGGAGAACAAGGAAGTGTCCAGGCCGGCCAAATCCTGGCGCTTTGCTGAAGCACTTGCAGAGAGAGCCTATCAGACTGCTGGAATGCTGGCCAGGACCGCTAACTACTTGCGGTACTTATCGGACTACCAGAAACGTCTGCTTCTGGAAGCGAGTGAGGGGCAGCCACCTCAGCGCTTGGTGGCTATTGTGAATGAACTAAAACTCATAGCAAAGTTCACGCTTCAGCTGTCTACTCACCAGGCTGAGCTCTCCGGTAGGGCCATGGCCTGGTCTGTGGCTATTCGCCGACAAGTCTGGTTGTCAGAAACTAACTGTAAAGATGATCTTCAGGCCACAGTTGTGGACCTGCCCTTTGTGGTCAGTCATGCTACAGGGACCACAAATGTTTCTACCTCAAGTAATATGCTGCGCAAAGAAGACATTTTGTAA
- the LOC125719040 gene encoding uncharacterized protein LOC125719040 isoform X1, which produces MTGTTPKFVWCSCGKNKILSKDTHQLCVHCLGIQHAKEAVLEYGKCPHCAEMDWSWRINRLANVQEFMHRENQLQRKCESARCDPPPTTLTGIPEVTKEPITTPSPSTLITLSPAQPLSFPVMLTVNSPASTLTVSKGACDSPGGLPQPLQSTFALSPFPPEAKAHKRRHSSRAHSRLTRRSKRNQQHKCKCCLSCWDSLNSCSSARGATSWWRTCAVKLERQLMESMQQKLNAQQKSMQARWSMMEKRIGALERLTTDSLVTVSAATQTIQEDQKDHIYPDKLTSIQLAVKNQEQPHVSPSGANEKMADNESGEDLSLLPEISLKIKDMLIAVKLQELMGRATKYLGIDFPHTTDHPNPTIVPEFEDSVQSTWSNPACSRPFKPVHAEMYRLHVCQAPAYDQMPQISSFMSAIFQAVTPMENKEVSRPAKSWRFAEALAERAYQTAGMLARTANYLRYLSDYQKRLLLEASEGQPPQRLVAIVNELKLIAKFTLQLSTHQAELSGRAMAWSVAIRRQVWLSETNCKDDLQATVVDLPFVVSHATGTTNVSTSSNMLRKEDIL; this is translated from the coding sequence ATGACAGGAACCACCCCCAAGTTTGTATGGTGTTCTTGTGGCAAAAATAAGATCCTATCTAAGGATACTCACCAGTTATGCGTGCACTGCTTAGGAATACAGCATGCCAAGGAGGCTGTGCTGGAGTATGGCAAGTGCCCACACTGCGCCGAGATGGACTGGAGCTGGCGTATAAATCGACTTGCCAATGTACAGGAGTTCATGCACCGGGAGAACCAGCTGCAACGCAAATGCGAATCTGCACGCTGTGACCCTCCACCCACGACACTGACTGGTATTCCAGAAGTGACCAAAGAGCCCATCACTACCCCATCGCCCTCCACATTGATTACTCTGTCCCCTGCACAACCTCTGTCATTCCCAGTAATGCTCACAGTAAATTCCCCAGCCTCCACTCTTACAGTCTCCAAAGGTGCCTGTGATTCTCCAGGAGGCCTTCCACAGCCTCTGCAATCCACCTTTGCCTTGAGTCCCTTCCCACCAGAGGCTAAGGCCcataaaaggaggcactcatcCAGGGCCCATTCCCGGTTAACTAGGCGATCGAAACGAAACCAACAGCACAAGTGCAAGTGTTGCTTATCTTGTTGGGATTCCTTAAACtcctgttcctctgccagaggAGCGACATCCTGGTGGAGAACATGTGCCGTCAAATTGGAAAGGCAGCTAATGGAGAGCATGCAGCAAAAATTAAACGCCCAGCAGAAGAGCATGCAAGCACGATGGTCCATGATGGAGAAGCGAATCGGGGCTTTGGAAAGGCTGACAACAGATTCTTTGGTTACAGTCTCTGCTGCAACCCAAACAATACAGGAAGATCAAAAAGACCACATCTACCCAGATAAATTGACATCCATCCAGCTGGCTGTGAAGAATCAGGAGCAACCTCACGTATCTCCTTCAGGTGCCAATGAGAAGATGGCTGATAATGAGAGTGGGGAAGACCTTTCTTTATTGCCAGAGATCTCCCTTAAAATTAAGGATATGCTGATTGCTGTTAAGTTGCAGGAGCTTATGGGACGGGCCACAAAATATCTAGGAATTGACTTTCCTCATACAACTGACCACCCTAATCCCACAATAGTCCCCGAGTTTGAAGACTCAGTCCAGAGCACATGGTCTAATCCGGCATGCTCCCGACCATTCAAGCCAGTGCATGCAGAGATGTACCGATTACACGTGTGCCAGGCTCCAGCTTATGATCAAATGCCCCAGATCAGCAGCTTCATGTCAGCCATCTTTCAGGCCGTCACGCCTATGGAGAACAAGGAAGTGTCCAGGCCGGCCAAATCCTGGCGCTTTGCTGAAGCACTTGCAGAGAGAGCCTATCAGACTGCTGGAATGCTGGCCAGGACCGCTAACTACTTGCGGTACTTATCGGACTACCAGAAACGTCTGCTTCTGGAAGCGAGTGAGGGGCAGCCACCTCAGCGCTTGGTGGCTATTGTGAATGAACTAAAACTCATAGCAAAGTTCACGCTTCAGCTGTCTACTCACCAGGCTGAGCTCTCCGGTAGGGCCATGGCCTGGTCTGTGGCTATTCGCCGACAAGTCTGGTTGTCAGAAACTAACTGTAAAGATGATCTTCAGGCCACAGTTGTGGACCTGCCCTTTGTGGTCAGTCATGCTACAGGGACCACAAATGTTTCTACCTCAAGTAATATGCTGCGCAAAGAAGACATTTTGTAA
- the surf4l gene encoding surfeit 4, like, whose translation MGHSDLMSTAEDVADQFLRVTKQYLPHLARLCLISTFLEDGIRMWFQWFEQRDYIEATWNCGYFLATCFVLLNLLGQLGGCVLILSRNFVQYACFGLFGIIALQTIAYSILWDLKFLMRNLALGGGLLLLLAESRSEGKSMFAGVPSMGESSPKQYMQLGGRVLLVLMFMTLLHFDTSFFSILQNMVGTALIILVAVGFKTKLAALTLVVWLFAINVYFNAFWTVPAYRPMHDFLKYDFFQTMSVIGGLLLVVALGPGGVSMDEKKKEW comes from the exons ATGGGCCACAGTGATCTGATGAGTACCGCTGAAGACGTGGCGGACCAG TTCCTGCGGGTGACAAAGCAGTACCTGCCCCACCTGGCACGCCTGTGCCTGATAAGCACCTTCCTGGAGGACGGCATCCGAATGTGGTTCCAGTGGTTCGAGCAGAGGGACTACATCGAGGCCACCTGGAACTGTGGTTACTTCCTGGCCACGTGCTTCGTCCTGCTCAACTTATTAGGACAGCTGG GTGGCTGTGTCCTTATCCTCAGTAGAAATTTTGTACAGTATGCCTGCTTTGGTTTGTTTGGGATTATAGCTCTACAG ACTATCGCCTACAGCATTTTGTGGGATCTTAAGTTCTTAATGAG GAACTTGGCCCTGGGTGgggggctgctgctgctgctggcagaGTCTCGCTCGGAGGGGAAGAGCATGTTCGCTGGGGTGCCCTCCATGGGCGAGAGCTCCCCTAAGCAGTACATGCAGCTGGGCGGCCGCGTGCTCCTGGTGCTCATGTTCATGACCCTCCTGCACTTTGACACCAGCTTCTTCTCT ATCCTACAGAACATGGTCGGCACAGCTTTGATCATCCTTGTGGCCGTGGGCTTCAAGACCAAGCTGGCCGCCCTCACGCTGGTGGTGTGGCTCTTCGCCATCAACGTCTACTTCAACGCCTTCTGGACAGTGCCAGCCTACAGACCCATGCACGACTTCCTCAAGTATGACTTCTTTCAGACCATGTCAGTGATCGGGGGCCTTCTGCTGGTGGTGGCACTGGGGCCTGGTGGCGTGTCGATGGACGAAAAGAAGAAGGagtggtaa
- the LOC125719040 gene encoding uncharacterized protein LOC125719040 isoform X2 translates to METAEEALRTLLEMTPGIQHAKEAVLEYGKCPHCAEMDWSWRINRLANVQEFMHRENQLQRKCESARCDPPPTTLTGIPEVTKEPITTPSPSTLITLSPAQPLSFPVMLTVNSPASTLTVSKGACDSPGGLPQPLQSTFALSPFPPEAKAHKRRHSSRAHSRLTRRSKRNQQHKCKCCLSCWDSLNSCSSARGATSWWRTCAVKLERQLMESMQQKLNAQQKSMQARWSMMEKRIGALERLTTDSLVTVSAATQTIQEDQKDHIYPDKLTSIQLAVKNQEQPHVSPSGANEKMADNESGEDLSLLPEISLKIKDMLIAVKLQELMGRATKYLGIDFPHTTDHPNPTIVPEFEDSVQSTWSNPACSRPFKPVHAEMYRLHVCQAPAYDQMPQISSFMSAIFQAVTPMENKEVSRPAKSWRFAEALAERAYQTAGMLARTANYLRYLSDYQKRLLLEASEGQPPQRLVAIVNELKLIAKFTLQLSTHQAELSGRAMAWSVAIRRQVWLSETNCKDDLQATVVDLPFVVSHATGTTNVSTSSNMLRKEDIL, encoded by the exons ATGGAAACCGCCGAAGAAGCACTTCGAACGTTGCTTGAAATGACGCCTG GAATACAGCATGCCAAGGAGGCTGTGCTGGAGTATGGCAAGTGCCCACACTGCGCCGAGATGGACTGGAGCTGGCGTATAAATCGACTTGCCAATGTACAGGAGTTCATGCACCGGGAGAACCAGCTGCAACGCAAATGCGAATCTGCACGCTGTGACCCTCCACCCACGACACTGACTGGTATTCCAGAAGTGACCAAAGAGCCCATCACTACCCCATCGCCCTCCACATTGATTACTCTGTCCCCTGCACAACCTCTGTCATTCCCAGTAATGCTCACAGTAAATTCCCCAGCCTCCACTCTTACAGTCTCCAAAGGTGCCTGTGATTCTCCAGGAGGCCTTCCACAGCCTCTGCAATCCACCTTTGCCTTGAGTCCCTTCCCACCAGAGGCTAAGGCCcataaaaggaggcactcatcCAGGGCCCATTCCCGGTTAACTAGGCGATCGAAACGAAACCAACAGCACAAGTGCAAGTGTTGCTTATCTTGTTGGGATTCCTTAAACtcctgttcctctgccagaggAGCGACATCCTGGTGGAGAACATGTGCCGTCAAATTGGAAAGGCAGCTAATGGAGAGCATGCAGCAAAAATTAAACGCCCAGCAGAAGAGCATGCAAGCACGATGGTCCATGATGGAGAAGCGAATCGGGGCTTTGGAAAGGCTGACAACAGATTCTTTGGTTACAGTCTCTGCTGCAACCCAAACAATACAGGAAGATCAAAAAGACCACATCTACCCAGATAAATTGACATCCATCCAGCTGGCTGTGAAGAATCAGGAGCAACCTCACGTATCTCCTTCAGGTGCCAATGAGAAGATGGCTGATAATGAGAGTGGGGAAGACCTTTCTTTATTGCCAGAGATCTCCCTTAAAATTAAGGATATGCTGATTGCTGTTAAGTTGCAGGAGCTTATGGGACGGGCCACAAAATATCTAGGAATTGACTTTCCTCATACAACTGACCACCCTAATCCCACAATAGTCCCCGAGTTTGAAGACTCAGTCCAGAGCACATGGTCTAATCCGGCATGCTCCCGACCATTCAAGCCAGTGCATGCAGAGATGTACCGATTACACGTGTGCCAGGCTCCAGCTTATGATCAAATGCCCCAGATCAGCAGCTTCATGTCAGCCATCTTTCAGGCCGTCACGCCTATGGAGAACAAGGAAGTGTCCAGGCCGGCCAAATCCTGGCGCTTTGCTGAAGCACTTGCAGAGAGAGCCTATCAGACTGCTGGAATGCTGGCCAGGACCGCTAACTACTTGCGGTACTTATCGGACTACCAGAAACGTCTGCTTCTGGAAGCGAGTGAGGGGCAGCCACCTCAGCGCTTGGTGGCTATTGTGAATGAACTAAAACTCATAGCAAAGTTCACGCTTCAGCTGTCTACTCACCAGGCTGAGCTCTCCGGTAGGGCCATGGCCTGGTCTGTGGCTATTCGCCGACAAGTCTGGTTGTCAGAAACTAACTGTAAAGATGATCTTCAGGCCACAGTTGTGGACCTGCCCTTTGTGGTCAGTCATGCTACAGGGACCACAAATGTTTCTACCTCAAGTAATATGCTGCGCAAAGAAGACATTTTGTAA